Proteins encoded by one window of Aspergillus puulaauensis MK2 DNA, chromosome 4, nearly complete sequence:
- a CDS encoding TauD/TfdA dioxygenase family protein (COG:I;~EggNog:ENOG410PMTP;~InterPro:IPR042098,IPR003819;~PFAM:PF02668;~go_function: GO:0016491 - oxidoreductase activity [Evidence IEA];~go_process: GO:0055114 - oxidation-reduction process [Evidence IEA]), which yields MACTVASAIAESRRRGDTGVYKELDLSRFTSRSVNSELHPTDKMTVVPVESKVPPHPRLHSSGSLDGFKSTTLTPVIGHEFPKGSVNIVDDILNAPNAEKRIRDLAILIAERGVVFFRAQDNLTNDLQKDLILKLGELTGRPADHGLHIHPVVNDAREFGDPDPQISTINSLEHKKLYKGAYGNLAAIWHSDISFEKAPSDYSALRLTLLPETGGDTLWASGYELYDRISKPYRAFLETLTANHSGDGFHRAAEAGGFGLYEKPRGSPLNVGGDLASDHPVVRTNPITGWKSIFPVGTFPKSVNGLTRRESDNLLKYFHDLITYGHDLQVRFKWDQPNDIAIWDNRSVFHTATFDYDGIGERSGNRAVGIGEAPYFDPGSKSRREDLGIEDHLNPVHW from the exons ATGGCGTGCACAGTTGCGAGCGCTATCGCCGAAAGCCGACGACGCGGCGACACCGGAGTATATAAGGAGCTTGACCTCTCAAGGTTCACTAGCAGATCAGTCAACTCAGAATTGCATCCAACAGACAAAATGACTGTCGTACCGGTGGAATCGAAAGTCCCGCCCCATCCTAGGCTCCACTCCTCCGGCTCCTTGGATGGCTTCAAATCCACCACTCTCACGCCGGTTATCGGACACGAGTTCCCCAAGGGCTCTGTCAACATCGTTGATGACATTCTAAACGCACCCAATGCCGAGAAACGCATCCGCGATCTCGCTATCCTAA TCGCCGAACGCggcgtcgtcttcttccgcgcCCAAGATAACCTCACCAACGACCTACAAAAAGACCTCATCCTCAAACTGGGCGAACTCACCGGCCGTCCTGCAGACCACGGCCTACACATCCACCCGGTCGTCAACGACGCACGGGAATTCGGCGACCCAGACCCGCAAATCAGTACGATCAACTCGCTCGAACACAAGAAGCTATACAAGGGTGCGTACGGCAACCTCGCCGCAATCTGGCACTCGGACATCTCCTTCGAAAAGGCGCCCTCGGACTACTCGGCGCTGCGGCTTACCCTTCTCCCGGAAACGGGCGGCGATACGCTCTGGGCGAGTGGGTATGAGCTCTACGACCGCATTAGCAAGCCGTACCGCGCGTTTCTGGAGACGTTGACGGCGAATCATTCTGGGGATGGGTTCCATCGGGCCGCTGAGGCTGGGGGGTTTGGGCTTTACGAGAAGCCTAGAGGGTCGCCGTTGAATGTGGGTGGCGATTTGGCCAGTGACCATCCGGTTGTCAGGACGAATCCGATTACGGGGTGGAAGAGTATCTTTCCTGTGGGGACTTTCCCTAAGAGTGTCAATGGCCTGACGAGGCGTGAGAGTGACAATCTCCTGAAGTATTTCCATGACTTGATCACATACGGTCATGACCTGCAGGTCCGGTTCAAATGGGACCAGCCTAATGATATCG CAATCTGGGATAACCGCAGCGTCTTCCACACCGCAACATTCGACTACGACGGCATCGGCGAACGCAGCGGAAACCGCGCCGTTGGGATCGGTGAGGCGCCCTACTTTGACCCTGGGAGTAAGTCTCGTCGCGAGGATCTGGGGATTGAGGACCACTTGAATCCGGTTCATTGGTAG
- a CDS encoding uncharacterized protein (COG:S;~EggNog:ENOG410PIT7;~InterPro:IPR036864,IPR007219,IPR001138;~PFAM:PF04082;~TransMembrane:1 (o509-530i);~go_function: GO:0000981 - DNA-binding transcription factor activity, RNA polymerase II-specific [Evidence IEA];~go_function: GO:0003677 - DNA binding [Evidence IEA];~go_function: GO:0008270 - zinc ion binding [Evidence IEA];~go_process: GO:0006351 - transcription, DNA-templated [Evidence IEA];~go_process: GO:0006355 - regulation of transcription, DNA-templated [Evidence IEA]) has translation MEEAGRIRKRIPKSCRRCHRRKQRCVGAPVCANCELAGQPCVRSDSVPSWHHGMSKGALAQRIETLEAQLAALTDGTAASATHSDPGDRPHSSHGTGASYRGAGSVSSSSPSDPENHGAVMHFLIQGHGYEDKVEGNYLGPSSGLAIAENISRLVQDAGWKSIPVNETHEFLAPCETEAKDPAPAPDDAIGTRILDAYFKSMQMRLPFLCRSEIYSLHAKRHETPGASTQEQFARFKIFMVYAIGAAILKMTEMYDSTPPRNYFITAMQYQPAIQESLSISSIEALMLLAMYNLQSSASSSVWYMMGLAMRISVDFGLHREAQYRRLRPYEAQRRRRLFWSVYLNERSVAWSLGRPFSIGDEEIDAEPPADIDDSLPDGAPEELFRNPRSPHEQWDGPNIRCFIVCIKLSRISSRTRSSVYRVDRDLPSLLPEVHPILEFLDDYQRSLPCLSAYEDDFIQMHWNNATRTLLHPFLSILPPDDELARRCLYVSGQMCQYFKRLRQRDSTWYSFLLINTLFMAGLTICLCLFRSPRLWTISVSNDLRACSSCLFVMAERHPSVRKYRDALETAINRVMDYVSDAHIQINQPGHSITADKRNGFPTEVTYSLDRALTDPPTPGFLIPSPQASRGPGTGGSGGGETPRTPDILGLGTVADGRTFSGLFSEDFWAGDAFSLHIGESFGLRM, from the exons atggaagaagcagggcgGATCCGCAAGCGCATCCCCAAGTCCTGCCGGCGCTGCCACCGTCGCAAGCAGCGCTGCGTCGGGGCCCCAGTCTGCGCAAACTGCGAGCTCGCAGGCCAGCCGTGCGTGCGATCGGACAGCGTCCCATCATGGCATCATGGCATGTCCAAGGGTGCATTGGCGCAGCGGATCGAGACGCTGGAGGCTCAACTCGCAGCATTGACGGACGGCACCGCAGCGAGCGCGACACACTCTGACCCAGGGGACCGGCCTCATTCCTCGCATGGAACCGGGGCCAGCTATCGAGGCGCCGGCTCCGTGTCTAGTAGTTCTCCCTCCGACCCCGAGAACCACGGGGCAGTCATgcacttcctcatccagggcCACGGGTACGAGGACAAAGTCGAGGGCAACTACCTAGGCCCATCATCGGGGCTCGCCATCGCAGAGAACATAAGCCGGCTTGTCCAAGACGCAGGGTGGAAGTCGATCCCCGTAAACGAAACCCACGAGTTCCTGGCGCCGTGCGAGACCGAAGCAAAAGACCCAGCGCCTGCTCCGGACGACGCAATCGGGACGCGCATCCTCGACGCCTACTTCAAGAGCATGCAGATGCGACTCCCCTTTTTATGTCGGTCGGAGATCTACAGCTTGCATGCAAAGCGCCACGAGACGCCCGGTGCAAGCACGCAGGAGCAGTTTGCGCGGTTCAAGATCTTCATGGTGTATGCGATTGGGGCTGCCATCCTCAAGATGACCGAGATGTATGACTCGACGCCGCCGCGGAATTACTTCATTACGGCGATGCAGTACCAGCCTGCGATCCAGGAGTCGCTGTCTATATCGAGTATTGAGGCGTTGATGCTGCTAGCGATGTATAACCTGCAATCCTCGGCGAGCTCGAGCGTCTGGTATATGATGGGGCTTGCAATGCGGATAAGCGTGGACTTTGGTCTGCATCGCGAAGCCCAGTATCGACGGCTGAGACCGTACGAGGcgcagcggaggaggaggttatTCTGGAGTGTTTACTTGAACGAGAGGTCTGTTGCTTGGTCGCTGGGTCGGCCGTTTAGTAttggggatgaggagattgacGCCGAACCACCGGCTGATATCGACGACTCGCTGCCAGACGGTGCACCAGAGGAACTATTCAGGAATCCACGGAGCCCGCACGAGCAGTGGGATGGGCCGAATATCCGCTGTTTCATCGTCTGTATCAAGCTATCCCGGATATCTTCACGGACACGAAGCAGCGTCTACCGCGTAGACCGGGACCTgccctctctcctcccagaGGTCCATCCTATACTCGAGTTTTTGGATGACTATCAACGATCACTACCGTGCCTCTCAGCCTACGAAGACGACTTCATCCAGATGCACTGGAACAACGCCACCCGAACTCTCCTTCACCCGTTCCTGTCCATCCTCCCACCAGACGACGAGCTCGCCAGACGATGTCTCTACGTCTCCGGCCAGATGTGCCAATACTTCAAGCGTCTCCGCCAGCGAGACTCAACCTGGTACTCGTTTCTCCTAATCAACACGCTCTTCATGGCCGGTTTAACCATATG CCTCTGCCTTTTCCGCTCCCCCCGTCTCTGGACAATAAGCGTCTCAAACGACCTGCGCGCCTGCTCCTCGTGCCTCTTCGTCATGGCCGAGCGACATCCCAGCGTCCGCAAATACCGCGATGCCCTCGAAACAGCCATTAACCGGGTAATGGACTACGTCAGCGACGCACATATCCAGATAAACCAACCCGGCCACTCCATCACGGCAGACAAACGAAACGGTTTCCCCACGGAAGTGACATATAGCCTTGATCGGGCACTCACCGACCCGCCGACACCGGGGTTCTTGATTCCGTCTCCGCAGGCGAGCAGGGGGCCTGGGACTGGGGGGAGCGGTGGTGGGGAGACGCCCAGGACGCCGGATattctggggctggggaCGGTGGCGGATGGACGTACGTTCTCGGGGCTGTTTTCGGAGGACTTTTGGGCTGGGGATGCGTTTAGCTTGCATATTGGGGAGTCGTTTGGGTTGAGGATGTag
- a CDS encoding uncharacterized protein (COG:S;~EggNog:ENOG410PJW4;~InterPro:IPR036291,IPR001509;~PFAM:PF01370;~go_function: GO:0003824 - catalytic activity [Evidence IEA]), producing MSETRILLTGATGYIGGSVLTALLNSPDPHAKACKVSALVRKRSQADILQQKNVNAIVFDGLDDLDTLRTAASEHDIVINAALTYHTPAAEALLRGLEDRRKISSKPVHFIHTSGTSSLADLPTSGTYTESAIFSDKSDIYSYERYRQSIQPYIQRTSDLIVCEQGEASNIRTYIIMPPLIYGEGTGLFNRRSIQINTIMRAALRDGYASRIGTGEFEWDHVHIHDLASFYELILMRILDGSELDTNSKGIYFCQTGHQTWDEISDRVARVGYALGFLQSYTVRQVTLQDAQERFWKGLPLEALEPTLASQSQTRADKACELGWRPVKRREDFEGCFADEWLSVGNGG from the exons ATGTCTGAAACACGCATTCTATTGACTGGAGCCACCGGCTACAT CGGTGGCTCTGTTCTGACTGCCCTGTTGAACTCGCCCGATCCCCATGCTAAAGCATGCAAGGTATCAGCCCTTGTCCGCAAGAGATCGCAGGCGGATATCCTTCAGCAGAAAAACGTCAACGCGATTGTCTTCGACGGACTCGACGACCTTGATACATTGAGGACTGCTGCGAGTGAACACGACATCGTTATCAATGCTGCCCTTACATACCACACTCCTGCCGCCGAAGCACTGTTACGCGGACTTGAAGATCGCCGTAAAATCTCCAGCAAACCAGTGCACTTCATCCAT ACCTCCGGCACATCAAGCCTCGCAGACCTGCCCACCTCCGGCACCTACACCGAGtccgccatcttctccgacAAAAGCGACATCTACTCCTACGAGCGATACCGCCAAAGTATCCAGCCCTATATCCAGCGCACATCGGACCTCATAGTGTGCGAGCAGGGAGAAGCATCAAACATTAGGACATACATAATCATGCCCCCCTTAATCTACGGCGAAGGAACAGGCCTCTTCAACCGCCGCTCCATCCAGATTAACACCATTATGCGCGCTGCGCTGCGAGACGGGTACGCCTCGCGCATCGGCACGGGTGAGTTTGAGTGGGACCACGTCCATATTCACGACCTAGCGTCATTCTACGAACTAATTTTGATGCGAATCCTGGATGGGTCTGAACTCGATACAAATTCCAAAGGGATCTACTTCTGCCAGACCGGGCACCAAACCTGGGATGAGATCTCGGATCGTGTTGCCAGAGTTGGATATGCGCTGGGGTTTCTGCAGAGTTACACGGTGCGCCAGGTTACGTTGCAGGATGCGCAAGAGAGATTCTGGAAGGGGTTGCCGTTGGAGGCGCTGGAACCGACGCTGGCTTCGCAGTCGCAGACTCGGGCTGATAAGGCTTGTGAGCTTGGATGGAGGccggtgaagaggagggaggatttTGAGGGTTGTTTTGCGGATGAGTGGCTTTCGGTTGGGAATGGGGGTTAA
- a CDS encoding uncharacterized protein (COG:Q;~EggNog:ENOG410PIBP;~InterPro:IPR013154,IPR013149,IPR036291,IPR011032, IPR020843;~PFAM:PF00107,PF08240;~go_function: GO:0016491 - oxidoreductase activity [Evidence IEA];~go_process: GO:0055114 - oxidation-reduction process [Evidence IEA]): protein MTAKTMKALRLVKYGAPYELQEIPIPSIGDNDLLLKVGAASFCHTDYQVYEGVYETKCPITPSHEPVGTVVETGAKAAKAGWKTGQRVGMLNFRHPCYSCVGCKSARDPKQPERPDARFCQNKEMAGISADGGFAEYVVADADSSVELPDGVPFEQAAPLMCAGATVWGGLDEASVEPGLPVGVIGIGGLGVLALQFAAGLGHPTVAIDNRPEGRQLAQELPEHLRPKRIVDSNSPNATEEVVNFAGDGGLAAVLICTDSVKATEWSLKLLRTRGVCVPLGLPVEGFKFSAFDLIFKQLSIKGSLVANQRLVTDMMRVVTEKDIRSHVTTMSLEEGVNLPEKYIDPCLKGRLVVTL from the exons ATGACCGCCAAAACCATGAAAGCTCTACGCCTTGTCAAG TACGGCGCACCATATGAACTACAAGAAATACCAATTCCCTCAATCGGGGACAAcgatctccttctcaaaGTCGGCGCCGCCAGTTTCTGCCACACAGATTACCAAGTCTACGAAGGTGTCTACGAGACCAAGTGCCCGATAACGCCGTCGCACGAACCAGTCGGAACGGTGGTCGAAACGGGCGCCAAAGCCGCAAAGGCAGGATGGAAGACCGGACAGCGAGTCGGGATGCTGAATTTCAGACACCCGTGCTATAGCTGTGTTGGGTGCAAGTCTGCGCGGGACCCGAAGCAGCCGGAACGGCCGGATGCGCGGTTCTGCCAGAATAAGGAGATGGCTGGGATTTCAGCGGACGGCGGCTTTGCGGAGTatgttgttgctgatgcGGATTCGAGTGTGGAATTGCCTGATGGGGTGCCTTTTGAGCAGGCGGCGCCGTTGATGTGTGCTGGG GCAACCGTGTGGGGAGGACTGGATGAAGCCAGTGTAGAGCCTGGGCTTCCTGTCGGCGTCATCGGAATTGGGGGCCTGGGGGTTCTCGCTCTGCAGTTTGCAGCAGGTCTGGGCCATCCTACAGTCGCCATTGACAACAGGCCAGAAGGCAGACAGCTCGCTCAAGAGCTTCCCGAGCACCTACGACCAAAGAGGATTGTGGACTCCAACTCGCCTAATGCAACTGAGGAGGTCGTAAATTTTGCTGGGGACGGGGGCCTAGCGGCAGTGCTTATCTGTACCGACAGTGTCAAGGCTACTGAATGGAGTCTGAAGCTCCTACGGACCAGAGGCGTCTGTGTTCCCTTGGGGCTTCCGGTAGAGGGCTTCAAATTCAGTGCCTTCGACCTGATCTTCAAACAGTTGAGTATCAAGGGAAGTCTCGTCGCAAACCAGCGCCTAGTGACGGATATGATGAGGGTGGTCACTGAGAAGGACATTCGCTCGCATGTTACGACGATGAGCTTAGAGGAGGGAGTCAATCTCCCGGAGAAGTATATAGATCCGTGCCTGAAGGGCCGCTTAGTCGTGActttataa
- a CDS encoding uncharacterized protein (COG:S;~EggNog:ENOG410PKEC): MPVRRSARLRSVQSPEDIPSNSDNQNNVNKDNKSQKNLDTVVEHEEPTVNPRPNTQSTPTAKVAHTPKSSHSQRKSPAKTPTTSLTRPAHFEMHPSKVQQSTTKQADSGLILGFNPVKKDAQGNVVKDPAQNTPSKTTTSPESNFYGTPALDFKFSSQESQLSDAAKKLMESVRQDVARNKANMVRENPSSITAGPSQNVERKIAKPTGKANRFSDVHMAQFKRMDSIAGHASAFRATPGRFQPVQKSLKRTNSKARLDEPESKGSPARTTPKASTPTTPSAKRVKQDKPETTPQNRQTNPKSAIARPKASVRSSLLTPTRSSMARASTSLKPPRTTMIPSLSRSPLSKPADAPSTPRTEFNPRFKSNIPTLSSLKSILRRHQPLFSKDPSKIAAGTHQTAPDFTPELLLRPSRESSHEPTAATPSPKKRVGFTPCTKPRPTEEVISPSPSKIPTTITYPSTSDVVYPTLPTLTPDRGSAQNSATIRTVRPSDAPVEATLPEIPGMPHGISHKKRHRAAEDDADRENVPPNGDHSQERSLKRVKVSTPEPSKLPASSPLKSRSHTPSRLGPGSARKGTPASARPRNRMLSMSRLNMLSQPKHRS, from the exons ATGCCGGTCCGCCGGTCTGCTCGCCTCAGGAGCGTCCAGTCGCCCGAG GATATTCCCTCGAATTCGGACAACCAAAACAATGTAAACAAAGACAACAAATCCCAGAAAAATCTCGATACCGTGGTCGAACACGAGGAACCAACTGTCAACCCTCGCCCAAACACCCAATCCACCCCCACAGCAAAAGTGGCACACACGCCCAAATCCTCGCACTCCCAACGAAAGTCGCCAGCAAAAACACCAACCACTTCTCTCACTCGTCCAGCCCATTTCGAGATGCATCCTAGCAAAGTACAGCAAAGCACCACAAAACAAGCCGACTCCGGCTTGATCCTCGGCTTCAACCCTGTCAAGAAGGATGCCCAAGGTAATGTGGTGAAGGACCCCGCGCAGAACACACCAAGCAAAACCACTACCTCTCCCGAATCGAATTTTTATGGCACGCCTGCTCTCGATTTCAAATTCTCTTCACAAGAGTCACAGCTCAGCGATGCGGCCAAGAAGCTCATGGAGAGCGTACGCCAGGACGTAGCACGAAACAAAGCCAACATGGTTCGCGAGAACCCCTCCAGTATTACAGCAGGACCTTCCCAGAATGTTGAGCGCAAAATTGCGAAACCAACGGGAAAGGCTAACCGGTTCTCGGATGTCCACATGGCCCAGTTCAAAAGGATGGATTCCATCGCTGGCCACGCCTCCGCATTCCGTGCTACGCCCGGGCGCTTCCAGCCCGTTCAGAAATCCCTCAAGAGAACCAACTCCAAAGCCCGCTTGGACGAACCGGAGAGCAAAGGCTCTCCAGCGAGGACCACACCGAAGGCGTCTACTCCCACTACACCGTCTGCAAAGCGTGTGAAGCAAGATAAGCCCGAGACAACGCCCCAGAACCGCCAGACCAACCCGAAGTCGGCGATCGCGCGCCCAAAGGCTAGCGTTCGAAGCTCCCTGCTTACACCAACGCGATCCTCAATGGCTCGCGCGTCTACCAGCTTGAAGCCGCCTCGTACTACTATGATCCCTTCGCTCTCGCGCTCCCCTCTTTCCAAACCCGCCGATGCTCCCAGCACGCCGCGCACCGAATTCAACCCACGCTTCAAGAGCAACATTCCCACACTGAGTAGCCTAAAGTCTATTCTCCGCCGCCATCAGCCGCTGTTCTCCAAGGACCCGAGTAAGATTGCTGCCGGAACTCATCAGACCGCCCCGGATTTCACACCTGAGCTTTTGCTTCGACCCTCGCGCGAAAGCTCACATGAGCCAACAGCGGCAACCCCTTCTCCTAAGAAACGGGTGGGATTCACGCCTTGCACCAAGCCTCGACCAACCGAAGAAGTGATCTCCCCGTCACCTTCGAAAATCCCTACCACCATCACATATCCTTCGACGTCCGATGTCGTCTACCCCACTCTCCCTACATTGACACCCGACCGCGGCAGTGCTCAGAACTCGGCTACAATTCGCACAGTCCGCCCCTCTGATGCCCCTGTGGAGGCGACTCTGCCTGAGATTCCTGGAATGCCTCACGGTATCAGCCACAAGAAGAGACATCGGGCGGCTGAAGACGACGCTGACCGCGAAAACGTGCCTCCGAATGGAGACCATTCGCAAGAGCGGAGTTTGAAACGCGTTAAAGTGAGCACGCCCGAGCCATCAAAGCTACCTGCCTCCAGCCCACTCAAGTCTCGTTCGCACACTCCCTCGCGTCTCGGTCCGGGATCCGCTCGCAAGGGAACCCCGGCAAGTGCACGCCCTAGAAACCGCATGCTCAGCATGAGCCGGCTGAACATGCTGTCTCAGCCCAAGCATCGGTCCTAG
- a CDS encoding SGNH/GDSL hydrolase family protein (CAZy:CE3;~COG:S;~EggNog:ENOG410PPH7;~InterPro:IPR013830,IPR036514;~PFAM:PF00657,PF13472;~SECRETED:SignalP(1-19)), translated as MQLYLRLCAFALLVLQVLAYPFPRQNNDNDPDGLSLHKRQSSKLRVMPLGASITYGTKSTDKNGYRKALRDSMTSAGWNVDMVGSRKSGTMTDNDVEGWPGYTISQVFDKAKAQYNLKPDLVLINAGTNDCIKNQEDALANAKSRMRTMVRGIFDNVGDVTIVLSGLLPNKNRNDCTRTLNNQYRSIVQEMAGRKIVFADTWGSFTFNDLADTTHPTDAGYKKLAGIWWRAVKNAADKGFIRSMDDLWRNGETDEADVDG; from the exons ATGCAGCTGTACCTGAGACTTTGTGCTTTTGCCCTACTCGTCCTGCAAG TTCTGGCCTACCCATTCCCTCGCCAGAACAATGACAACGACCCCGATGGCCTGTCTTTGCATAAAAGACAAAGCTCCAAGCTCCGTGTAATGCCCCTCGGGGCCTCCATTACATATGGGACGAAATCGACAGACAAAAACGGATACCGCAAAGCCCTACGGGACTCGATGACCTCGGCAGGCTGGAATGTCGACATGGTGGGCTCCCGGAAATCCGGCACGATGACGGATAACGATGTCGAAGGCTGGCCTGGTTATACTATTAGCCAGGTCTTCGACAAAGCCAAGGCCCAGTATAACCTGAAGCCCGATCTGGTCTTGATCAACGCCGGCACAAACGATTGCATCAAGAACCAGGAAGACGCACTTGCCAACGCCAAGAGCAGAATGAGAACCATGGTCCGTGGTATATTCGACAATGTCGGCGACGTGACGATCGTCCTGTCGGGCTTGTTGCCAAACAAAAACCGCAACGACTGTACCCGGACCCTCAACAACCAATACCGGTCGATCGTTCAGGAAATGGCTGGTAGGAAGATTGTCTTTGCCGACACCTGGGGCTCATTCACGTTTAATGACCTGGCTGACACCACTCACCCTACTGACGCCGGGTACAAAAAGCTGGCAGGCATCTGGTGGCGCGCTGTGAAGAACGCGGCTGACAAGGGCTTCATCAGGTCGATGGATGATCTATGGAGAAATGGGGAAACCGACGAGGCTGACGTGGATGGATga
- a CDS encoding bZIP transcription factor (COG:S;~EggNog:ENOG410Q2P1), protein MESGVEKKRLAKLARVRENQRNSRARRQDHLRDLEQKVLGLQKELDRRDVAHRLAVQALEAENRKLRGLHLASGVPAAALEAYLGSGDDSVMNRKIAIPAVQRVSVPVEPEKRQQHQQPEQQQEEAKCLRPCSSTSSEEAGEPPSGYPSPGTGSSQEKGMDAETQSQRGKSETSQTAEIPSLCACAPNEDMDSLPISARVINTTFCTIAEKLVDQYNSRGLDVSEIKQKLREGFFRSNSEEGCRVQNQILFQVLDEISGQ, encoded by the exons ATGGAATCTGGCGTAGAGAAGAAG CGCCTCGCCAAACTCGCCCGGGTTCGGGAGAACCAGCGCAACAGCCGAGCGCGGAGGCAAGACCACCTGCGCGATCTCGAGCAGAAGGTGCTGGGTCTGCAGAAAGAGCTTGATCGCCGAGACGTCGCGCACAGGCTTGCCGTGCAGGCGCTTGAAGCGGAGAACCGAAAACTCCGGGGTTTGCATCTCGCTTCGGGTGTTCCGGCTGCTGCTTTGGAGGCGTATCTGGGCTCCGGTGATGATTCGGTGATGAATCGGAAGATTGCTATACCGGCTGTTCAGCGTGTTTCTGTTCCGGTTGAGCCTGAGAAacggcagcagcaccagcagccggagcagcagcaggaggaggccaAGTGCCTGCGACCTTGCTCGAGTACTAGCAGCGAGGAAGCAGGGGAACCGCCTTCGGGGTATCCGAGTCCTGGGACCGGTTCGAGCCAGGAGAAGGGTATGGATGCCGAGACTCAATCGCAGCGTGGAAAATCCGAGACATCTCAGACAGCGGAGATTCCGTCCCTGTGTGCGTGCGCACCGAATGAGGACATGGACTCGCTCCCTATCAGTGCGCGCGTCATAAACACGACATTCTGCACCATTGCAGAGAAACTGGTGGACCAGTACAACTCTCGCGGGTTGGACGTGTCAGAAATCAAACAAAAGCTACGCGAGGGCTTCTTCCGTAGTAACTCGGAAGAAGGATGTCGAGTGCAAAACCAGATTCTTTTTCAAGTTTTGGATGAAATTAGTGGGCAGTGA